The DNA window AATCGTCACGACCATATCTGGCGCACCTATTCAAAAGAAACAGCTCTGACCGTATGACCCAGAAAGAGATTCTGGACTTTCTTCTGACGTTTAATTAGGTCACCCCAAAAGTACTCAATTACAACACGTCTTTGCAACTGCAAGCCCGCAAATAAATTAATCTAAAACGAGAAATTTTCGTTGTTGAATATAGTAGTGAAGAAGTCATGCTAAATGTCATAACTTTGACAGAATTACTTGCATTTCTTAGAATTCCGATTACTAGCTCAGTTAAACACTTTAATAAAAATATAAATCAAAGAAAGATGATGGTTATATTGAAGAAAGATTGCGAAAATATCCTATCAACAGAAGTAGGAATAGAGGAATCTATTCTGGATTCTTTGCGAGATCAAATTTGTTTGATTGATGCAACTGGTTCTATTCTTTTTGTAAATAATGAATGGCTTCAATTTGCATTAAGAAGTGGCGAAACTTTAGCGAGTTATGGTATTGGAATGAATTATTTAGAACAATGTGAGAATGAGCCTCTACTGCATCAGGGGCTACGAGCGATATTGACAGGACAGAAAGACTCTTTTAATTTTGAACAATCCTGTCACTCTCCTACTATAAAAAGATGGTTTTTGATGCAAGCTACGCCTCTTCAAACCGAGGGATTTATTGAAGGAGTAGTTATTCGCTATGTAGACATTACCAAACAGAAACTTCTAGAACTTCAATTAAAAGAATTGGCAGAACAAGATCCTTTGACCTCTCTATATAATCGTCGTTATTTTATGGAGCAACTAGCTAAAGCATCAGATTGCGCGCGTCATGATGGTAGATTTTTGGCCTTGTTATGTATTGATACAGACAATTTCAAAGCCATTAACGATACTTATGGACACCCTGCAGGAGACCATGTACTAAAAGAATTGGCAAATCAACTTAAAGAAGGCACAAGACTTGTGGACACTGTAGCACGTATAGGTGGAGACGAATTTGCTATCTTATTGCCCGACATCACTCAAGTTGAAGTGAAACTTATTGCTGACAGGTTACTCCTATCTATTCAGCAATTGACCATTCACTATCAAGATTGCCTGCTTGAGTTTACCGTATCGATTGGAGGGGGAATTTTCACTGATAAAATGCCGCTTACTTCTATGATGGAGTTAGTAGATAAATCCTTATATATAGCAAAAGATAAAGGGAAGAATAAAGTAGTCATTAGTTGAAAGTATATGGGACCTAATACAATTTATAAACTATCCATTAAATGGGGCGCGAATCGCAAGAATAAGAATTTAGTTTTATTTAAATAATCATTTCAGAAGTGTTTGTAATAGTGCACTTTTGCAAAAAAAAGGAGAAAAGATGCGCAATGGACAGCCTCTTCTCTCCTTTTCACTATAAGTAGCTTCCGATAACTTATGATATGTAAACTCATGTCTATTCAAAATACGATCTAATATGTTATATATGTTCTAACATTCTAAAAAGGATGCTCCCTTACTATCTCTAATTATTGAAAGGAGATTTATTGATGACCTATTTTTATTACATTGCCTCCGATATCGAGTTGACCACGGAAATCTATAAAGAACATGAATTATATTTTGAAAGATCTAATGAACGGATTAAAGGATTCGACTTTCCTATCCAGCTTGAAATTGATAATGGTATTAATACAAAAGAAGAAGTGGATATTCTGTTTGAGTACATTCACAAAAAAGCTGAGAATCACAAAAGATGTAGCTTTCAAGTTGCCAAGCTGGTTAATTCTAATAGAGTGCCATTTAAAGTCCTAGAGAAAAAACAAGTATTCTTACATAAAATAAAGTCTTCTGAAGAATTATTTTTGTCTGAAGGCCATTTGCTCACTATCAAAAAAGTTCCGGTGGTGTATTAAAATTGGAGAGACATATAAGCATTCATAAAAGTACACTTTTGCAAACTAAAAAGACAACGAACTCATAATTTGAACTGAGCCACTAATGTATCACTTTTTAAATGTCTATCACCTGGGGTTCAGTTCACCTCTTCCCCTCTTTTTTTTGCATCCTCTCACAATTCCTGTATATGAAATTAAACCATTATCTCCAACGTTCCATGGCCGCATCTAAATTTTCCATCCTCACTGATCCTTTTTGAAGAGGTATCGGACAAATTTGGTTAAATTCATGAATTTTATCGTTGAGCAACGCAACCTTTAATTGCACATCGCTTCTCTTTCCTTTGCTAAGTTGAAGAATCGCATCTTGAATCCCATCCCGAATATCATGCTGGAGCTTCAGCCAATGGGGTTTATGCCCTGCCTCATTTGCTACGCGCTGAAAATGCTGAAAAAGATCTCCTGAAAAATATTCCGCTGACAAAGGCTTTCCAGTACCGGGCAAATCATCCATTCCTCCTGTTTTAGTATATTCCTTTAAAATGTCTCCAATTAAATCATTCCGTGGATTCGAATCATATTCGCTCATCTGGCATCTTCCTTTCTACAAGAATTGAGTCTATAGAGTCATTAAACCAACACTTCCTTTTCGACCTCTTCCTCCTCTTCTCGGTAAAATGCAGCTTGTTGTGGTTTCAATACAAAATAGGAAAAGACGATTGATGCCAGCAGCATAATGCTGGCCAGTCCAACAATAGTGACTCGCAGGGAAATTACATCTGCCAAGATACCGATTCCTAAGATGAATAGGACTTGTACGACACTCTGCACCAATTGAAAAATGCTGGTGACTCTTCCCATCAGCGCAACCGGAATGTTGTTTTGGTAAAACGTAGCCATGCCAGTATTCATGAAGACATTGAAAAAACCTAAAATCAAGAAGCCGACTGTAATGGTGAGGAATGACCAAGAAAAAGCATACAGGACATAGCCGACCGCCGTCATCACCACACCGAGCACAATCATAAACCGTAAAGAGAACTTTGACGAAAAGATGGTAAGCAGAACGCCGCCACTAACTGAACCAATGCCGGTGATACTGATTAACAAGCTGTAGTCTACTTCGGAAAGACCGATTACCCGTTGGGTAAACACGACTTCCTGGGCATCCATGGCGAACGAAAAAATCATGACCAGAATAAAACTCAAGTAAATAATAGCGATGTATTTGTTTTCAGAAAGGAATTGCTTAACCACTGTAAAATCACTCCATACTTGAGCAACGGTCATCTTAGGAATCGTCTCACGGTCAATCTCTTCTTGCTCTGGAAGTCCCAAAAGCAGCAGTGCTGCAATCACAAAGAAAATTGCATTGATCCAAAGGGTGGCCTGAATCGAGCTAAGCAGAATTAACGTACCGCCAATGGCGGGACCGACGATAAATGCACCAGAAGAAGTAACCGAACGAATGGAGTTGAAACGTTTTCTCTTTAATTTCGGCACTAGCATGGTTGTATAGGTGGTCGAAGAAGGACCAAAAAAAGACTTAGCGATACTCAGGAAAACGAGAATCACGTAAATGCCAACGATGTTGGGAGCATAGGGAATCAATGCGATAAATCCTGCCCGTAAAAGATAAGTTGCGATAATGACTTTCTTCTTGCTGCGGTAATCGATAAAGCTTCCAGTCCAAAACTTCGTCAAGATGTTGACAATCGGTCCAATGATCCAAAGTCCGGCTACTGCTGCAGCAGAACCAGTCATTTGATAAACAATGATATTGATGGCGACCAGGTAAATAAAGTCACCGATGCCAGCAATGCCAAGTGAAGTCAACAGTATGGCTGGATCTTTCCAATCTTTTAACTTTTTATTCATTTTGGCCTCCTATAAAATATATTGGGTCTTCTAAAAGCACTGTTATTTAAGTAACTTATTTAATATTCTTATAATAACATTAATTTCCATCTGCAAGATATACGTAAAGTGTAGCCACGCATTCGTAAAAGTACATTTTCACGAACAAAAAGGAGAAAAGATGTGCTGGCTATAGCCTCTTTTCCCCTTTAAAATACACGTAGCTTCCGATAAGCTGCGATATGTAAACTTACTCCTTGCCACCTTTACGATTTTTCTTTCCCATTAATGGTCGATGGGTGTAATGACTCAGGAATTTTAAGGTTATAAGATTTATTAGCTTGGACCAATGCAAAGAATTGAGCAAACACTATAAATAATAGGAACAGAAACAGATAGTTTATATTTAGATTGGTTAAAAGCAGACCTCCGATTCCAGGTCCAATCGCATATGCGAAGTTTCCTCCAGCGCCAATTAAAGAAAAATACGTGGCTTTCAAATTTGTCGGAGCGCTTTTCGCCATGATTGCCTGCATTTTCGGTGCGACTATCATTTCTCCGATTGTGATAAATGCAAAAGAAACAAACCATGCGTAGGTAAAATTGTTTAAGAACAACAAAATTAAAAATCCAAGAAAGTAAAGACTGTTACCAAATATGAAGGAGCACACATTGCTAAACCGACTGAAAACGTGCGTTACAATCGGCTGTAAGACGACAATCAAGCCGGTCATCATGGCAACCAGCAATCCAAACAAGCGAACGCCATCTTCAAAAGAGCCATTTAAATATTGTGCAATGTTCGTATCGACTTGCGCTTCGATGAAAAAGATAAAGAAATAACTAAGCATCAGCCAGATCAGTACGCGGTCTTTCGTGAGCAAAGTGAATATTGATCTGGAGCCTGCCAGTTCTTTTTCTGCTTCTACATAGTGAATAGAGATATCTGCTTTTTTGATACGGAATAAACCAATCATTGATCCGGCCAACACGACTAAAATAATCGAAAACAAAATAATTGGCGTTTCATAACTCCCCATTTCAATGACCAGTACACCAAGCAACGGCCCTAAAACCCCGCCCAAATTGATAACCCAGTAGTTATAACCGAAAACCACTTCAGTATGCGCTTTGGGGGTATGCAGCGCAAGAATCGAATTACTAGTCGAATTATAAACAGTCCAACCGATCCCGGCGAGGACGGAAAACAGTGCGATAACCAGATAATTTTCGAAGACGATATAACCGATCAAACTCGCCGCTGGAATAAGCAAAGCGATAGGATAAACTTTATGTATCCCAAACTTATCAGCAATCCTACCACCTAAAACACTGAATACCAAAGAACTGAGGGGGGAAATCCCGATCAAGACCCCGACTTCTGCAGGCGTGAGGTTCAGTTTTTCGCTGAAATAAATGGCCATGAATGGCATGGACATAAAACGAAATGTATTGAAGATAATATTGGCCAAAAGCAAAGACCACACCAAAAAAGGAATTTGTCGGTAGCGTTCTTTAATTTTAGACAACTTACTATTCATGCTCTTCTCCATCTTCCGATGAATTGAAAAAAGGTTCATTCATACGGAAACCGAAGGTGGAAATATAGAACCACTCCCCATCTTCTCCCTCTTCTTCCACCCCTGTTAATTCTTCTAGTAAATTCTGGTATTTCATGACCCATTCTTTGAATTTTTTCTCCGTCATTTTCACTTCTAGCTGGCTGGAAATTTTACCCCATTCTTTCGGATTTTCCGTTTCTGTTATAAAGGCAGTATCAGGTGCTTTTAATACTCGTTCTTTGGTCCGTTCCAGCGCAGTGAGAGCCATCAGTTTTCCACCTTCATTTTGTATGGCTTGAAAAGGCATTAATTCTTTCGCAGGAATGTAACTTCTTGCGGTCGATCGGTATTGTTTCTCTGTCATATTTCGTTTTTTTGACTCACTGACCAGATAAATCAATTCATTTTTTTCTAAATCTTTTAAGTGATAATGTATTTTTGAACGCGGAATATTTAACAACTGAGAAAGCTGTTGGCCCGAGTAAGGTTTTTCGATTAGTAAATGCAGCATCTCCACCCGTAAGGGATCGCTTAAGCTCTTTAACTGGTCTAACTGAGTTAAAAGAAAAATGCTTTGTTTCATTTCATGTCCTCCTTTTTAGACTTGTCTATTTTTACTGACATAAAGATATCATTTTATATTCTCTCTTGTCAATAAAATTTGACATGAGAGAATATAAAAATAGATTATTCTATTAAACCGTTCGTAAAAGTACACTTTTGCGAACGCTTTGAAAACGGCTGAAAACGGCTGAAAATGACGTTCGTAAATGTATGAAATGACTTTACGAACGTTCACGAAATTGCACACACTTTTACGAACGGTTTTCAGGTATAATGAGAGGAAATAATCGTTTATAGAGGTGAATTATGGAACATCGCAAATTTGGTTACATACGCGTCAGCAGCAAAGACCAAAATGAAGGCCGTCAGTTGGAAGCTATGAAAAAAATGGGCATCACTGATCGGGATATTTATTTGGACAAACAAAGCGGAAAGAGTTTCGAGCGAGCGAACTATCAGTTGCTCAAACGGATTATCCGTAAAGGCGATATTTTATATATTCACTCACTGGATCGGTTTGGCCGAAACAAAGAAGAGATCCTTCAGGAGTGGAATGACCTCACGAAAAATATTGAAGCGGATATTGTGGTGTTGGATATGCCGTTATTGGATACGACCCAATACAAAGACAGCATGGGAACGTTCATTGCGGATCTGGTGTTGCAGATTCTTTCCTGGATGGCAGAAGAAGAACGGGAACGCATCAGGAAACGGCAGCGTGAAGGAATCGATTTGGCACTGCAAAATGGTATTCAGTTTGGCAGACCCGCAGTTTATGTTTCAGAGGAATTCAAAGAGGTATATAGAAAATGGAAAGCTAAAGAACTGACAGCAGTGGAAGCCATGCAACAGGCTGGAGTTAAAAAGACCAGTTTTTATAAATTGGTAAGAGCACTCGAAGAACAGGCAGCAAATCTATTATAATAGAAGAAACTTCAAAAAAAGAATGGCACTAAAGTTAACGAATAACTTCAGTGCCGTTCTTTTTTTGTTCTAGTACTTGTTATTTTTCTAAGATTCTATCTCTGGCAAGGATGGCGGAGTATAATTTTTATGTACATATAATTCTTCTGCAATCTCTCCGTTTTCCTTCTTTCTATACAAAAGTGTTAATCTGGTTTGAGTTTTTTCATAATCATTATTCAATCTAGGAAAGAAAGAGATGAGGATATAGTCGTTTGACAACTTGTCTTTTTTCAAAAATAAATTCAAGTAATATTCTTTGGAGTCTTGTCTTATCTTTAATCGTAATAAATAATCAGCATCTATTTTACTGTATGCTTTTTTCTTCAAAAAAATGAAGCTTGCTTCTCCAACGTCAATTCCTTCATCAAAAATAGGCTTAATTAGAGGGGAAAACTTAATCCTATTTTCAATAGAATGCTCAAACTGACCATGTATATAAGTAAGCGTCAAATAATTGGACGCTTACGTTTATGCAAAATCCATAATCTGTTTTTATTCTACAAAATTCCATTAAATAATAGGGATTTATAGTTATTAAAAATTTTAGCCAGAATTAAAAAACAGACGAAATGTTATTCGTCTGCTTTACTATCAATGTTTAATAGAGTTTTTCTTGCAGCACATAGCATTGAACTTTAAAGAATTCGATAATCATTTAGAAGATTTTATTAAAATAGAAATATGAAAATATAATAAAACATCTTCGAGTTAAAATTCCAGACGTTATATTATAAACACTGGACATCTTAACTACTAAAAATTATCTAACCATTCACCGTCTTGTTTATTTAAATGAACTATCAATTCTGTTTTTGCACTTAAGATACAAACTTCAAAATCTTGCACATTCAATAATTCAACACCATTTTTAAGTAAACTAAAATTCCATAGTGTACCTGTTGATTTACTAGGAGTCAAACACATATATTTTCGAATAAATGCTTTTGAACTCTCATTTAGTTCACTAGTATACTCAGTTGCCCACTCTAAATTACTCCAAGGTTTTTGAGTTGTTTTCAGTTGTAGACGTTCAAATTCTAATTTCCCTGTAAGTAACGGATTTTCTTCCTCATATTCTCCATTCGGAAAAACTACACAAAAACTATCTGCGTGTTCGAGCGCGGCTTTTAAAACCATATTCCAAGTAGAAAAGGAAGAAGAAATGTCTTCTAATACAATAAAGTTTTCCATAAATAACCTCCATTATAATTTGCTATATTATAATTCTTTAACTAGTGAATATTCATTTTTTATAATTAGAAATTAAAATGAAAAGTAAAGAGAGCTGTAAACTATTTTTTTAAAATATACAATTTCTACATATCTTCTTTGTATGGACCTGTGTATATAGGTGTATATATTGGTGTTGGTGTTGGAGTTAATGTAGTTCCTGGTGTTGGTGTTACGGTAGTAGTTGGTTCTTCGTATTCTACTATTGGAAGTTCAGTTATATTAGTAATATCGTCTCCAAGTGTACTGTTGACGACTGTACCGCCTAAAGTTTCCGACTCTATCTCTACTGAAGGGTCATAACCGGATATATCATTAGGTGGTTGAGGTTCAGTGATATATAGCGACTCATTATATTCTACCAGTATCTCTGTATCAACAGAAGCTGGTCTTACAGCATATCCACCTGTAAGTAACTTATAAAGAATTACAGGAACTATGGCGAATATTGAAAATAAACTAGTTTGATCATTAAAAGAAAGACTACTTTTTGCAAAAGACTTCATTGCATTTGCTCCTACTTTTGATAAGTCGTTCCAATTGGAAGTGGAATTACACGTATCTATAACAGTTTTCTTTTTCTTCGTTTCGTAGATGTAAATACATGTTTTGGACTTCTTAATGTATCTAACAACATGAAAATTATAATATGGTTTCCATTGGCCTCTTAAATCTTTTTTGTCTAAATGAACATTAGTATGCGGTGTGGAATTACTCGGGAATTTTGGGCCTGCCCAACCAGGATGGACATTGGTAACATATAGTTTCATACCACCCACAATTTTCGGACCATATGCTAGCTTTGCACTTGCTGCGGAAACACTTTGAGAGTGGGGAAAAACGTAAACTGAACTAAACGTAAAAGTGAGAAGAAGTAAAAAAATCAAAAACCTTTTTTTCATAAAATTAACCTCCTATTTTAATTTAAAAATCCCGAAAAACTAAAATTGAAAATAAATCCAAAGCACCAATTTAATTCTTCTTATTTACAATAAACTTTTGAAAAATATTTGTATATCGCATTTTTTTGATGAATATAACATTACTCATCAGTCTGGGAAATTGATTAATGATAATAAGCTTTTAAGTACAATCTTAAAATAGACCACTTGTGGTTTATTTCTACTGTTAAGTTGTAATTACTTTAACTTTTGTAATAGAAGATTATCACTACTAACGATAAAGAGAAAAATTTACAACAATATATATAAAACTAAAAGAGGCATAACATGGATTTTAAAATCCATGTTATGCCTCTTTTAATTTTAGAAAGTGCAAGTTTATTGTTTTTCCAAGTAACGATAAATAGTGGTACGAGAAACGCCCCATCTTTCAGCCACATCTTTAATCGGTGTCCCACCTTGAATCAACGAACGCATCATTTCAATATCTTTTGTGCCAAACTTCTCCGGTCGTCCACCGAGACGCCCTCTTGCTCTGGCAGCTGTCCGTCCGGCAGCCGAAAGTTCCTCAATCAAGTTCCGTTCGAATTCCGCAAATGCAGCGAACAAGTGGAACATCAATTGTCCAGTTGCATTGCGTTTATCCATCGTCAAGTTTTCCTGCAAACTGTGGAAGGTAACTCCCCGTTCATTTAAGGCATTTACAAGTTGAATCAAATCCTGCATGTTTCTTCCTAACCGATCCAATCGCCAAACAACAATCGTATCTCCTTCACGTGCATAGTTAATCGCTTCTTCTAAACCTGGACGCTGTTTTTTTGTGCCACTCATTTTATCGTGAAATGTTTTATCGCAGCCGTAAGCAGTTAACGCATCCATCTGTAAATCCAAATTTTGTAATCCCGTTGAGACCCGTGCATATCCAATTAACATCCAATCACTCTTTCGTCTTTTTCGTTAAATTAATTGTACCATAAGATAAAAAACCAATGGTTAGTGAACATAGAATAATGTACAGAGTTTTATTACACGTAACACATAAAAAAAGATCCTTTTCTAATCACCCAATGCCGTGTCCAGAAAAGGACGAGTTTTGGAACAGAGAAGGTAAGTGGACTTTTCAAAATTGAAGATATCTCTATGAACGTGCCTCCTCTGCAAATGACGAAATCATCATAAGAGTCATCGTGGTCTGTTCTGTTAAAAGTACTATGACATTTTTTGATGCTGTTCCCTCTATATAATAGAGTGTTCTTAAAGGTGGACTTTTACGAACGATTTGATTTGAAAAATTAACTTCATATTCTTTTTTAGTTGGGAATTTATGCTAAAATGAGTATATTGAATCGTGAAAAATGTATAATTACTTTGGTAATCTACTGCCCTTTTCAGTGAGCTATGTATTTTAAAATTTCAACAATGATATATCATGTGAGTTGTATTTCAAGTTCATTAATCGTTATATCAAATCAGGAGGTTATGTCCAGTGTCTGTAAGTGATTACTTTTCTACATTTTGTTCTAATCTAAGAATGAGTAGTGATAATGTTAACAAAATACAATATCGCTATAAACAAATAACTAAACGGATAAATACAGCGTATAGAGGAAGTACATCTGAGACGGCAAATAGTTTTTATGTAGGTTCTTACGGTCGTGGAACAAAAATATGGACCAGTGATATAGATGTAATGGTTCAATTACCTTATCAAACGTATAAAAAATTTAACGATTATACTGGTAATGGACAATCTGCTTTATTGCAAGAAGTAAAAAATGAATTGGAAAAGACATATAGCACATCGCATCTAAATGGGGATGGACAAGTGATTGCAATTAACTTTTCGGACGGAATCAGTTTTGAAATTGTTCCTGCATTTATCAATGACGGTGGTAGCTACACTTACCCAGACACCAACAATGGGGGGAGCTGGAAATCTACTGATCCAAAAAAGAAATTGAGGCCATGTATAATTTAAATAAAACTACAAATAAAAATTTAAAAAGATTGTGCAGAATGGCACGCTCTTGGAAAGCCGAATGTAGCGTTCCTATAAGTGGGATCTTAATTGACACGCTTGCTTATAGGTTCTTGAGCGATTGGGAACATAAAGATAAATCTTTTCTTTACTATGATTATATGAGTAGAGATTTCTTTAAATTTTTGAAGGATTTAGATAAAGAAAAGCTATACTGGTTAGCACCGGGCAGTGGTCGTTATGTTTGGAAGGGCGGCAATTTTCAAAATAAAGCTTCTGTAGCTTATAATCTTTCTCTAGAAGCTATTAATCATGAATCTAATGATCGGCCCTACTCATCTAAGGTAAAGTGGAGGGAA is part of the Planococcus sp. PAMC 21323 genome and encodes:
- a CDS encoding sensor domain-containing diguanylate cyclase, whose protein sequence is MTELLAFLRIPITSSVKHFNKNINQRKMMVILKKDCENILSTEVGIEESILDSLRDQICLIDATGSILFVNNEWLQFALRSGETLASYGIGMNYLEQCENEPLLHQGLRAILTGQKDSFNFEQSCHSPTIKRWFLMQATPLQTEGFIEGVVIRYVDITKQKLLELQLKELAEQDPLTSLYNRRYFMEQLAKASDCARHDGRFLALLCIDTDNFKAINDTYGHPAGDHVLKELANQLKEGTRLVDTVARIGGDEFAILLPDITQVEVKLIADRLLLSIQQLTIHYQDCLLEFTVSIGGGIFTDKMPLTSMMELVDKSLYIAKDKGKNKVVIS
- a CDS encoding DUF1992 domain-containing protein; protein product: MSEYDSNPRNDLIGDILKEYTKTGGMDDLPGTGKPLSAEYFSGDLFQHFQRVANEAGHKPHWLKLQHDIRDGIQDAILQLSKGKRSDVQLKVALLNDKIHEFNQICPIPLQKGSVRMENLDAAMERWR
- a CDS encoding MFS transporter, translated to MNKKLKDWKDPAILLTSLGIAGIGDFIYLVAINIIVYQMTGSAAAVAGLWIIGPIVNILTKFWTGSFIDYRSKKKVIIATYLLRAGFIALIPYAPNIVGIYVILVFLSIAKSFFGPSSTTYTTMLVPKLKRKRFNSIRSVTSSGAFIVGPAIGGTLILLSSIQATLWINAIFFVIAALLLLGLPEQEEIDRETIPKMTVAQVWSDFTVVKQFLSENKYIAIIYLSFILVMIFSFAMDAQEVVFTQRVIGLSEVDYSLLISITGIGSVSGGVLLTIFSSKFSLRFMIVLGVVMTAVGYVLYAFSWSFLTITVGFLILGFFNVFMNTGMATFYQNNIPVALMGRVTSIFQLVQSVVQVLFILGIGILADVISLRVTIVGLASIMLLASIVFSYFVLKPQQAAFYREEEEEVEKEVLV
- a CDS encoding MFS transporter, producing the protein MNSKLSKIKERYRQIPFLVWSLLLANIIFNTFRFMSMPFMAIYFSEKLNLTPAEVGVLIGISPLSSLVFSVLGGRIADKFGIHKVYPIALLIPAASLIGYIVFENYLVIALFSVLAGIGWTVYNSTSNSILALHTPKAHTEVVFGYNYWVINLGGVLGPLLGVLVIEMGSYETPIILFSIILVVLAGSMIGLFRIKKADISIHYVEAEKELAGSRSIFTLLTKDRVLIWLMLSYFFIFFIEAQVDTNIAQYLNGSFEDGVRLFGLLVAMMTGLIVVLQPIVTHVFSRFSNVCSFIFGNSLYFLGFLILLFLNNFTYAWFVSFAFITIGEMIVAPKMQAIMAKSAPTNLKATYFSLIGAGGNFAYAIGPGIGGLLLTNLNINYLFLFLLFIVFAQFFALVQANKSYNLKIPESLHPSTINGKEKS
- a CDS encoding winged helix-turn-helix domain-containing protein, whose translation is MKQSIFLLTQLDQLKSLSDPLRVEMLHLLIEKPYSGQQLSQLLNIPRSKIHYHLKDLEKNELIYLVSESKKRNMTEKQYRSTARSYIPAKELMPFQAIQNEGGKLMALTALERTKERVLKAPDTAFITETENPKEWGKISSQLEVKMTEKKFKEWVMKYQNLLEELTGVEEEGEDGEWFYISTFGFRMNEPFFNSSEDGEEHE
- a CDS encoding recombinase family protein is translated as MEHRKFGYIRVSSKDQNEGRQLEAMKKMGITDRDIYLDKQSGKSFERANYQLLKRIIRKGDILYIHSLDRFGRNKEEILQEWNDLTKNIEADIVVLDMPLLDTTQYKDSMGTFIADLVLQILSWMAEEERERIRKRQREGIDLALQNGIQFGRPAVYVSEEFKEVYRKWKAKELTAVEAMQQAGVKKTSFYKLVRALEEQAANLL
- a CDS encoding PBECR4 domain-containing protein gives rise to the protein MTLTYIHGQFEHSIENRIKFSPLIKPIFDEGIDVGEASFIFLKKKAYSKIDADYLLRLKIRQDSKEYYLNLFLKKDKLSNDYILISFFPRLNNDYEKTQTRLTLLYRKKENGEIAEELYVHKNYTPPSLPEIES
- a CDS encoding recombinase family protein, which codes for MLIGYARVSTGLQNLDLQMDALTAYGCDKTFHDKMSGTKKQRPGLEEAINYAREGDTIVVWRLDRLGRNMQDLIQLVNALNERGVTFHSLQENLTMDKRNATGQLMFHLFAAFAEFERNLIEELSAAGRTAARARGRLGGRPEKFGTKDIEMMRSLIQGGTPIKDVAERWGVSRTTIYRYLEKQ
- a CDS encoding SMODS domain-containing nucleotidyltransferase, with amino-acid sequence MSVSDYFSTFCSNLRMSSDNVNKIQYRYKQITKRINTAYRGSTSETANSFYVGSYGRGTKIWTSDIDVMVQLPYQTYKKFNDYTGNGQSALLQEVKNELEKTYSTSHLNGDGQVIAINFSDGISFEIVPAFINDGGSYTYPDTNNGGSWKSTDPKKKLRPCII